In the genome of Saprospira sp. CCB-QB6, one region contains:
- the recN gene encoding DNA repair protein RecN has protein sequence MLKSLQIENYAIIEFVRLDFHQALTIITGETGAGKSIILGALGLIRGKRADTKVLYDLNKKAYVEAEFELSKARFGGLFAELELDFQEQTIIRREIRPSGKTRAFVNDSPVKLEQLKALSDRLLDVHQQFDTLDIQEPDYQLQIMDALAGNLDDLAQYELLYGQYEGEKSQLRALERKQRSALKEQEFIAFQLKELLEAELYAGEQEELEQEQKQLSHAEDIKRVLSGLVMGLTEEEPSLSEQLTVMSNQLYTVSDYQKDLPELAERLEGLRFELEELSNGLNRIAEDTDYDDERLEEVNERLDLLFRLQKKHHVASEEELLALQEELQQQLDGFEGLEEQIEQLKSSIVKKEKQLWQQGKALSAKREQAIGPFEGQLRELLQQLSMKYARLKVDLAEVKELGPKGIDQLRFLFSANKGGRLEEIRGIASGGELSRLALCIKSMMAGAITLPTLIFDEIDTGVSGEVALQMGQILQQLSAAHQVVSITHSPQIAAKARKHYFVHKSVIKDRTVTAIKELEKEEERIEELAKMLSGNPPSAYAKANAKELLAR, from the coding sequence ATGCTAAAATCTTTACAGATAGAAAACTACGCGATTATCGAGTTTGTACGGCTCGATTTTCATCAGGCCCTGACCATTATAACGGGAGAAACGGGGGCGGGAAAGTCTATTATATTGGGGGCATTGGGCCTTATTCGGGGCAAGCGGGCCGACACCAAGGTGTTGTATGACTTGAACAAAAAGGCCTATGTAGAGGCGGAGTTTGAGTTATCGAAGGCTCGTTTTGGGGGGCTATTTGCGGAACTGGAGTTAGATTTTCAGGAGCAGACGATCATTCGGCGGGAGATTCGGCCATCGGGTAAAACGCGGGCCTTTGTTAATGATAGTCCCGTAAAACTGGAGCAACTCAAGGCGCTTTCTGATCGCTTATTGGATGTGCATCAGCAGTTTGACACCTTAGATATACAGGAGCCAGATTATCAGTTGCAGATTATGGATGCTTTGGCGGGCAATCTAGATGATTTGGCCCAATATGAGTTGCTTTATGGGCAATATGAGGGAGAGAAGAGTCAGTTGCGGGCTTTGGAGCGCAAGCAGCGTTCGGCTTTGAAGGAGCAAGAGTTTATTGCTTTTCAGTTGAAGGAATTGTTGGAGGCGGAGTTGTATGCGGGGGAGCAGGAAGAGTTGGAGCAGGAGCAAAAGCAGTTGAGTCATGCGGAGGACATCAAGCGGGTGCTTTCGGGTTTGGTGATGGGCCTAACGGAGGAGGAGCCTTCTTTGAGTGAGCAATTGACGGTCATGAGCAATCAATTGTATACGGTATCGGATTATCAGAAAGACTTGCCAGAGTTGGCGGAGCGCTTGGAGGGTTTGCGTTTTGAGTTGGAGGAATTGAGTAATGGTTTGAATCGCATTGCGGAGGATACGGATTATGATGATGAGCGTTTGGAGGAGGTGAATGAGCGTTTGGATTTGCTTTTTCGCTTGCAAAAAAAGCATCATGTTGCTTCTGAGGAGGAATTATTGGCTTTGCAGGAAGAGTTGCAGCAGCAATTGGATGGTTTTGAGGGCTTGGAGGAGCAAATAGAGCAGCTCAAGAGTAGTATAGTAAAGAAAGAAAAGCAGCTTTGGCAGCAGGGTAAGGCTTTATCGGCTAAGCGGGAGCAGGCAATTGGACCATTTGAGGGGCAGCTTAGAGAGCTCTTGCAGCAATTATCGATGAAATATGCTCGGCTTAAGGTAGACCTAGCAGAGGTTAAGGAATTGGGACCCAAGGGAATTGATCAACTACGGTTTTTATTCTCGGCCAATAAGGGGGGGCGTTTAGAAGAAATTCGGGGAATCGCCTCTGGAGGGGAGTTATCTCGTTTGGCTTTGTGTATAAAGTCCATGATGGCTGGGGCCATTACTTTACCTACCTTGATCTTTGATGAAATTGATACGGGGGTATCTGGAGAGGTGGCCTTGCAGATGGGGCAGATTTTACAGCAATTATCGGCGGCGCATCAAGTGGTTAGTATTACGCATTCACCACAAATAGCGGCCAAGGCACGCAAACATTATTTTGTGCACAAAAGCGTGATTAAAGATAGGACGGTGACAGCAATAAAAGAGCTAGAAAAAGAGGAAGAACGAATAGAGGAACTAGCCAAAATGTTGAGTGGGAATCCGCCTTCGGCTTATGCAAAGGCCAATGCAAAGGAGCTTTTGGCTCGATAA
- a CDS encoding AAA domain-containing protein: MKATEEIQALMALLEEEKQEEIKQYRYLLEQLPLKERIEKGVCWHPVRQERNGWSLGEHPYVTVSRMYNKEQAHKFRAGTVVGIFPSSNFERKKSIFEYGVVQYIKKDEMKIILYGKELPSWVMHEQIGVQLAFDERSYLEMGKALKLVAEAEDNRLSELREILLGKMPARFQDHRRPGDLGQLNNSQAEAVQQILAAEDVAVVHGPPGTGKTTTLVAAIKELVKRESPILVCAPSNPASDLLTERLAEQGLNVVRVGNVSRLDDNVLKHSIEGILQERAEMKEVKKMKKEADELFRKAGKFKRKFGPNERNERRETYQEAKNLLRHARMMEDYVIEKILSEADAICCTLVSSMNRYIENRRFHTVVIDEAAQALEPACWIAIAKADKVILAGDPFQLPPTVKSRKAAQKGLSITLLEKAVERLERVQLLKTQYRMHEKIMQFSNQYFYEGQLQAADFVKDWTLAMRPGGDTTPVEFIDTAGCSFDEKINPETLSSFNPEEYYILRQHLDHLLSFADKDLRPSIAVISPYREQVRFMQEQMESDFDHFPDDDITIDTIDAFQGQERDVVYISLVRSNEKGEIGFLKDTRRLNVAMTRARKKLVIIGDSATLGQHPFYQSFMDYCEKHGKYASAWEWM, encoded by the coding sequence ATGAAAGCAACTGAAGAAATACAGGCCCTAATGGCCCTCTTAGAAGAAGAAAAACAAGAAGAAATTAAGCAATACCGCTATTTGCTGGAACAATTGCCCCTGAAAGAGCGCATAGAAAAAGGCGTTTGTTGGCATCCTGTTCGACAAGAGCGCAACGGCTGGAGCTTGGGCGAACACCCTTATGTAACGGTCAGCCGAATGTATAATAAGGAGCAAGCCCATAAGTTTCGAGCAGGGACCGTGGTGGGGATTTTTCCCAGTAGCAACTTTGAGCGCAAAAAATCCATCTTTGAGTATGGCGTGGTCCAATACATCAAAAAAGATGAGATGAAAATTATTCTCTATGGCAAGGAACTGCCCTCTTGGGTAATGCACGAACAAATCGGTGTGCAGCTTGCCTTTGACGAACGCTCTTATCTGGAAATGGGCAAGGCCCTTAAATTAGTGGCCGAAGCAGAAGATAATCGCTTATCAGAATTGCGCGAGATTTTGTTGGGTAAGATGCCCGCCCGTTTTCAGGACCACCGCCGCCCAGGCGATCTAGGCCAACTGAATAACTCCCAAGCCGAAGCCGTTCAACAGATTTTAGCCGCCGAAGATGTGGCTGTGGTGCACGGCCCTCCAGGTACCGGAAAAACCACAACCCTAGTGGCTGCAATTAAGGAGTTGGTCAAAAGAGAAAGCCCTATTCTGGTTTGCGCCCCCTCTAATCCCGCCAGCGATTTACTCACAGAACGCCTAGCCGAACAAGGCTTGAATGTCGTTCGGGTGGGTAATGTCTCTCGCCTAGACGATAATGTTCTCAAACATAGTATTGAGGGCATTTTGCAAGAGCGAGCAGAAATGAAGGAGGTCAAAAAGATGAAAAAAGAGGCCGATGAACTCTTCCGCAAAGCCGGTAAGTTTAAGCGGAAGTTTGGCCCCAACGAGCGCAATGAACGTCGAGAAACTTACCAAGAAGCAAAAAATCTGCTTCGCCACGCTCGGATGATGGAAGATTATGTGATTGAAAAGATTCTATCGGAAGCCGATGCAATTTGCTGTACTTTGGTTAGCTCTATGAACCGTTATATCGAAAACCGCCGCTTTCATACGGTCGTTATTGATGAAGCCGCTCAAGCCCTAGAGCCAGCTTGCTGGATTGCCATCGCTAAGGCCGATAAGGTCATTTTGGCTGGCGACCCTTTTCAGCTTCCCCCTACCGTAAAAAGCCGAAAAGCCGCCCAAAAGGGGCTTTCCATTACTTTATTGGAAAAGGCCGTAGAGCGTTTGGAGCGGGTGCAATTGCTCAAAACGCAATATCGCATGCATGAGAAAATTATGCAGTTCTCGAACCAATACTTTTATGAGGGGCAGCTACAAGCGGCAGATTTTGTTAAGGATTGGACCCTGGCCATGCGGCCTGGCGGAGATACTACCCCCGTGGAATTTATTGATACGGCAGGTTGTAGCTTTGACGAGAAGATCAATCCAGAAACCCTTAGCTCTTTCAACCCCGAAGAGTATTATATATTAAGGCAGCATTTGGACCATTTACTGAGCTTTGCCGATAAAGACTTGCGGCCCAGCATTGCCGTTATTTCTCCCTATCGAGAGCAGGTCCGTTTTATGCAAGAGCAGATGGAAAGCGATTTCGATCATTTTCCTGATGATGATATTACCATAGATACCATTGATGCCTTTCAAGGCCAAGAACGAGATGTCGTCTATATTAGCCTGGTCCGCTCCAATGAGAAGGGCGAAATTGGCTTCCTCAAGGATACTCGCCGCCTCAATGTGGCAATGACCAGAGCCCGCAAAAAACTAGTCATCATTGGCGATAGTGCCACTTTGGGCCAACATCCATTTTATCAATCGTTTATGGACTACTGCGAAAAGCATGGCAAATACGCCAGCGCTTGGGAGTGGATGTAA
- a CDS encoding 3'-5' exonuclease, producing MGLQLERPLVFFDLETTGTSIVNDRIVQIGAIKLYPDGRTEVKNRLVNPQMPIPEGASAVHGIYDKDVANEPKFRQLAKAFYGWLKDSDLAGYNSDNFDIPMLAEEFARAGIEYPTADTHFVDVIKLERYVNSHKLGDTYQRYTGEELLDAHDAIADIEATKTILEKQLEKHDDLPITVKELEALFIEDGKERVDFAGKIYRHEGELYWNFGKLRDQPIRADKGYADWVLRGEFSENTKKFVRAVFEG from the coding sequence ATGGGATTGCAATTAGAACGCCCCTTGGTCTTCTTTGACCTAGAGACCACAGGAACCAGCATCGTAAATGATCGTATTGTGCAAATTGGTGCCATCAAACTTTATCCCGATGGTCGCACAGAAGTAAAGAACCGCTTGGTCAACCCCCAAATGCCTATTCCAGAAGGCGCCTCCGCCGTGCACGGCATCTATGATAAGGATGTAGCAAACGAACCTAAGTTCCGCCAACTAGCCAAAGCTTTCTATGGCTGGCTAAAGGATAGCGACCTAGCAGGCTATAACTCTGACAACTTTGATATTCCCATGCTAGCCGAGGAATTTGCTCGTGCAGGCATTGAATATCCCACTGCCGACACCCATTTTGTAGATGTCATCAAGTTAGAACGATACGTCAATAGCCATAAATTGGGCGACACTTATCAACGCTATACTGGCGAAGAGCTGCTTGATGCCCATGATGCCATTGCCGATATTGAGGCCACAAAAACGATTCTCGAAAAGCAATTGGAGAAACACGATGATCTGCCAATTACGGTCAAAGAATTAGAGGCCCTATTTATTGAAGACGGTAAAGAACGTGTTGATTTCGCAGGCAAGATTTACCGCCATGAAGGAGAGCTCTACTGGAACTTTGGCAAGCTAAGGGACCAGCCCATCCGAGCCGATAAAGGCTATGCCGATTGGGTCCTTAGAGGAGAGTTTTCCGAAAATACTAAGAAGTTTGTACGAGCCGTTTTTGAGGGCTAG
- a CDS encoding ATP-dependent nuclease, with protein sequence MTTVFSTSMPEFAPVIIEKVRIRNFRSISDLELNLSKHSLTVLVGNNSAGKSNILRALNLFFNSETDLGQPLSFDRDFSHNYSGRGRNNKKEIAITVHLRHPNKDEVLIRTKKWWWQDDQILTVEPSVEEQLQRQDVNGHKSVIGPRTTRDWGKRIRWANYIKYRYVPAIKGKQYFIELKKTLNQVLNEVNKGEFKTQSEEFIRNLQQRTGAISSELKAKLDIDSKIQMPPNLFESLFAELDFGSGNGADGEKQVFLDMRGDGMKVRHIPVILHFMAKEEYNFTHQGRPRTKTIWGFEEPENNLEMRQAFSLAQDFLKYSNLVQIFLTTHSPAFYSLNKEGNSQVKSFFIGKDNEGQSERVILHKKDAKKGSTGSIDVDAELGMLPLITPYVEDAIIDAKEKKELLEIQLKELTDKIGFNTKALVYSEDGNLDMLKILLKAHKIDLDLVKFEEAGEIRGKDNLQIAPTSADALMSRNEQVAAVLIHLDKDVDNSKIKDAIELSLSKVKKNNKDKMIIFMTEGYDIESYFLNTKHIHHLYPNISLERIADLIECAIDNVESVSIKKIENYYKYRLFSNKTDLGLQEDVLLNMAASQAKTKYDKDRKTIFYGKKALENLHELIANELKIPVSEINLIQPSDSFSIDAIEKFASKIITP encoded by the coding sequence ATGACTACAGTTTTTAGTACTAGCATGCCAGAATTTGCTCCTGTAATTATCGAAAAAGTACGAATTAGGAACTTTCGGTCGATATCAGATTTAGAGCTCAACCTAAGTAAACACTCCTTAACTGTTTTAGTTGGAAATAATAGCGCTGGGAAATCTAATATATTAAGAGCACTTAATCTATTTTTTAATAGTGAAACAGACTTGGGACAACCATTATCTTTTGACCGTGATTTCTCGCACAATTACTCTGGTCGAGGACGAAACAATAAAAAAGAAATTGCAATAACTGTACATTTAAGACACCCTAATAAAGATGAAGTCTTAATTCGAACAAAAAAATGGTGGTGGCAAGATGATCAGATACTAACAGTGGAGCCAAGTGTAGAGGAGCAATTACAACGACAAGATGTAAATGGACACAAAAGCGTCATAGGACCTAGAACAACGAGAGATTGGGGGAAACGTATTCGTTGGGCCAACTATATCAAATATCGCTATGTACCTGCTATTAAAGGCAAACAATACTTTATTGAATTAAAGAAAACTCTAAATCAGGTCTTAAACGAAGTTAATAAAGGTGAATTTAAAACACAATCTGAAGAGTTCATCAGAAACCTTCAGCAAAGAACTGGAGCAATATCCTCAGAACTTAAAGCTAAGCTAGATATTGATAGCAAAATACAGATGCCTCCTAATCTATTTGAATCATTATTTGCGGAATTAGACTTTGGGTCGGGTAATGGAGCAGATGGAGAAAAGCAAGTTTTTTTAGATATGAGAGGAGATGGCATGAAGGTTCGCCATATACCTGTTATACTCCACTTCATGGCTAAAGAAGAGTATAATTTTACTCACCAAGGGAGACCACGGACTAAAACAATTTGGGGATTTGAAGAGCCTGAAAATAATTTAGAAATGAGACAAGCATTTTCTTTGGCTCAAGATTTTTTAAAATATTCAAATCTCGTACAAATATTTCTAACAACACATTCCCCTGCCTTTTACTCTCTAAACAAAGAGGGAAATAGCCAGGTTAAAAGTTTCTTCATTGGGAAAGACAACGAAGGACAATCAGAAAGAGTTATTCTACATAAAAAAGATGCGAAAAAAGGAAGTACAGGTTCTATTGATGTAGATGCTGAGCTAGGAATGTTGCCATTGATAACACCTTATGTAGAAGACGCAATCATAGATGCTAAAGAAAAAAAAGAACTCTTAGAAATCCAACTAAAAGAACTCACAGACAAAATTGGTTTTAATACTAAGGCTTTGGTATATTCAGAGGATGGTAATTTAGACATGCTAAAAATTCTACTTAAGGCCCATAAGATTGACCTAGACTTAGTAAAATTTGAAGAAGCTGGAGAAATTCGAGGAAAAGATAATTTGCAAATTGCTCCCACAAGTGCAGATGCGTTAATGAGTAGAAATGAGCAAGTTGCTGCTGTTTTAATACACTTGGATAAAGATGTTGACAATAGCAAAATTAAAGACGCTATAGAACTATCATTATCCAAAGTTAAGAAAAACAATAAAGACAAAATGATCATATTCATGACTGAGGGATATGACATTGAGTCCTACTTCTTAAACACAAAACACATACATCATCTATATCCAAATATATCGTTAGAAAGAATAGCAGATTTAATAGAGTGCGCTATCGATAATGTAGAATCCGTATCCATAAAGAAGATTGAAAACTACTATAAGTATCGACTTTTCTCTAACAAGACTGACTTAGGACTGCAGGAAGACGTACTTCTAAATATGGCTGCCTCTCAAGCAAAGACTAAATATGATAAAGACCGTAAAACAATTTTTTATGGGAAAAAAGCCTTAGAAAACTTACACGAACTAATAGCTAATGAACTTAAGATTCCAGTCTCTGAAATTAACTTAATTCAACCATCTGATTCCTTCAGTATTGATGCAATCGAAAAATTTGCTTCTAAAATCATAACCCCCTAA
- a CDS encoding S1C family serine protease: MKPNLSHLFSGLAGGLLVLGAGYLLPSKSSVQAIEIKTETLAQAPEQTTEEQAPKVTGEMNQLAHNMGGTRAPIDFSTAAEKVMPAVVNVTSISRYTPSSRREERYMELFGRPRDNQSTGSGVILGKQGYIVTNNHVIEGATEIEVTLYDKRKYKAELVGTDPSTDLAVLKIQAPNLPSVALSNSDQIKIGEWVLAVGNPFDLNFTVTAGIVSAKGRNINILGNRKASIESFIQTDAAVNPGNSGGALVNADGELVGINTAIATPTGTYAGYSFAVPINLVKKVVGDLMEYGEVHRAYLGVMIMDVDSDFAKQEGLFVSQGVFVSELIEGGAAKDAGIKKGDVIVGINDQKVRSVNELQEKVGSRNPGDTVRVKVKRGKKELELNMKLKE; encoded by the coding sequence ATGAAACCCAATCTTTCGCATCTTTTTTCTGGTTTGGCGGGCGGACTATTGGTCCTAGGAGCCGGTTATCTCCTCCCTTCAAAGTCATCCGTCCAAGCCATAGAAATTAAGACCGAAACGCTAGCCCAAGCGCCCGAACAAACCACCGAAGAACAAGCGCCCAAAGTTACTGGGGAAATGAATCAATTGGCTCATAATATGGGAGGGACTCGGGCGCCCATCGATTTTTCTACTGCGGCCGAAAAGGTGATGCCAGCGGTGGTCAATGTTACTTCTATTAGCCGATATACCCCTAGCTCTCGCAGAGAAGAGCGTTATATGGAGCTTTTTGGCCGTCCTCGCGATAATCAATCAACGGGTTCGGGAGTAATTCTAGGTAAGCAGGGCTATATTGTCACCAATAATCATGTGATTGAGGGGGCCACGGAAATCGAAGTGACCCTTTATGATAAGCGAAAATATAAGGCCGAATTGGTGGGTACCGATCCTTCTACTGATTTGGCTGTGCTCAAAATCCAAGCCCCCAATTTGCCCAGTGTGGCCCTCTCTAATTCCGATCAAATTAAGATTGGGGAGTGGGTTTTGGCTGTGGGGAATCCCTTTGATCTGAATTTCACGGTTACGGCGGGTATTGTCTCGGCCAAAGGTCGAAATATCAATATTTTGGGCAATCGCAAAGCAAGCATCGAATCATTTATTCAGACCGATGCGGCTGTAAATCCTGGAAACAGTGGTGGTGCCTTGGTTAATGCCGATGGAGAACTAGTCGGCATCAATACGGCTATTGCTACCCCTACTGGAACTTATGCGGGCTATTCATTTGCTGTGCCCATCAACCTTGTGAAAAAAGTAGTTGGGGATTTGATGGAGTATGGAGAGGTACACCGCGCTTATTTGGGTGTAATGATTATGGATGTGGATAGTGATTTTGCAAAGCAGGAAGGCCTATTCGTCAGTCAGGGCGTTTTCGTTTCAGAATTGATTGAAGGGGGAGCCGCTAAGGATGCTGGCATTAAAAAAGGAGATGTGATTGTGGGCATCAATGACCAAAAAGTTCGCTCGGTCAATGAACTGCAAGAGAAAGTCGGTAGTCGGAATCCCGGCGATACCGTCCGCGTGAAGGTTAAACGAGGAAAGAAAGAGCTAGAACTCAATATGAAGTTGAAAGAATAG
- a CDS encoding ABC transporter ATP-binding protein: MLSIELQNLAKRYRYEWIFKGLNYTFEANTAYAIRGHNGAGKSTLLQCLSGFLSPSAGQLRYQYKGKTIDREEVFQYCNYLGPYVQLIEELSLMEAIDFHRQFKPLLPGISPKDLFELSGLPNSAKNKPIQFFSSGMKQRLKLSLALLSESPLLLLDEPSITLDRKAVAWFQDLLERYGLPNRLCIIASNVDEDLLLCQQQLQIEDFKAS; encoded by the coding sequence ATGCTCTCCATTGAACTCCAAAATTTAGCTAAGCGCTACCGCTACGAATGGATTTTTAAAGGCCTCAATTATACCTTTGAGGCCAATACTGCTTATGCAATTCGCGGACATAATGGCGCTGGAAAATCTACGCTTCTCCAATGCCTTTCGGGCTTTCTTTCTCCCTCCGCAGGCCAATTGCGCTACCAATATAAGGGCAAAACTATAGATAGAGAGGAGGTCTTCCAATATTGCAATTATCTGGGCCCCTATGTCCAACTAATCGAAGAGCTTAGCCTGATGGAAGCTATTGACTTCCATCGACAGTTCAAACCTCTGCTGCCCGGAATTTCTCCCAAAGACCTTTTTGAACTCTCTGGCCTCCCTAATTCCGCCAAAAATAAACCTATTCAGTTTTTTTCTTCAGGAATGAAACAACGCCTGAAGCTGAGCCTGGCCCTTTTGAGCGAAAGCCCCCTACTTTTATTAGATGAACCCAGTATTACGTTGGACCGAAAAGCAGTGGCCTGGTTTCAAGACCTGCTCGAACGCTATGGCCTTCCCAATAGACTCTGTATTATCGCCTCTAATGTAGATGAGGATCTGCTGCTCTGCCAGCAACAGTTGCAGATAGAAGATTTTAAAGCAAGCTAA
- the lpxA gene encoding acyl-ACP--UDP-N-acetylglucosamine O-acyltransferase, with amino-acid sequence MNHHPLAAVSPKAKIGKNVKISPFVTIEEDVVIGDGTQIGPNAVIMSGSRIGQNCQIFPGAIIGAAPQDLKFKGEYSTLEVGDNTIIREYCTLNRGTAANEKTVVGSNCLLMAYVHIAHDCIVGDYCVLANNSTLAGHVELENYVILGGMSAVHQFTRIGEHAMLGGGVLLNKDVPPFVRVAHYPASYIGVNVIGLKRRGFSVETIERIQEVYHQLFVVKQGRPEALAVIHDLVDSAEKEQILKFVEDSEIGIVKGLRSNA; translated from the coding sequence GTGAATCATCATCCGCTAGCTGCCGTCAGTCCCAAGGCCAAAATTGGCAAAAATGTAAAAATTAGTCCTTTCGTCACTATCGAAGAGGATGTCGTTATTGGTGATGGCACCCAAATTGGCCCCAATGCCGTGATTATGTCTGGTAGCCGAATTGGCCAAAATTGCCAGATTTTTCCCGGCGCAATCATTGGCGCCGCCCCCCAAGATCTTAAATTCAAAGGAGAGTATTCTACCCTAGAAGTAGGCGATAATACCATTATCCGAGAATATTGTACCCTCAACCGAGGTACGGCAGCTAACGAGAAAACTGTGGTGGGTAGCAATTGCTTACTCATGGCTTATGTGCATATCGCCCATGACTGTATTGTTGGCGACTATTGTGTCCTAGCCAATAATAGTACCTTGGCCGGACATGTAGAGCTCGAAAACTACGTGATCCTCGGCGGCATGTCGGCCGTGCATCAGTTTACCCGAATTGGAGAACATGCTATGCTCGGCGGTGGAGTGCTCCTCAATAAAGATGTTCCTCCCTTTGTCCGCGTTGCTCACTATCCCGCCTCCTATATTGGCGTGAATGTGATCGGCCTAAAACGAAGAGGCTTTAGCGTAGAAACTATCGAACGCATCCAAGAGGTTTACCACCAACTATTTGTCGTGAAACAAGGCCGTCCAGAAGCTTTGGCGGTTATTCATGATTTAGTTGACTCTGCCGAAAAAGAACAGATCCTCAAGTTTGTGGAAGATTCCGAAATTGGCATCGTTAAAGGCCTGCGCTCAAATGCCTAG
- a CDS encoding bifunctional UDP-3-O-[3-hydroxymyristoyl] N-acetylglucosamine deacetylase/3-hydroxyacyl-ACP dehydratase: MRKQQCLKQAVTITGKGLHSGIDVELKISAAEAGHGIQFQRVDLPGAPVIKADASNVFKTDRHTVIGDEKAYVATVEHLMAAFYALGIDNAFVEINAAELPILDGSAQPFIEVLKAGGIEEQQAEKACLVIKEPISVQVGQSEISIYPAEELDVTVTVDFQSTVLPAQFSRFKPSQESFEEAIAPARTFVFLHELSALLQHGLAKGGQPESALVFVEHLPSEAQKAALEQQYQQTIDVQAVGLLPGQSLRFSNEAARHKLLDLMGDLALLGFDIQGRIVAHKPGHGVNNKMALALRQLAIKERKTKDIPVYDPKQEAVYNIEDIFGKLQHRYPFLLIDKIIDLSPQHVVAVKNVTFNEPFFVGHFPGHPIMPGVLQIEAMAQTGGILVMEAIEDPLSYDTYFLKIDKARFRRPVVPGDTLIFRLDLMRPIRRGLVEMQAKAYVGDKLVAEAELLAQIIKRK; encoded by the coding sequence ATGAGAAAACAACAGTGCCTAAAGCAGGCAGTGACAATAACTGGAAAGGGCTTACATTCGGGAATAGATGTCGAACTTAAAATCTCAGCAGCCGAGGCCGGACATGGTATTCAGTTTCAGCGTGTAGATTTGCCTGGAGCCCCTGTTATTAAGGCTGATGCTTCTAATGTATTTAAAACAGATCGTCATACTGTCATTGGAGATGAAAAAGCCTATGTTGCCACTGTAGAGCATCTTATGGCTGCCTTTTATGCTTTGGGTATTGATAATGCTTTTGTAGAAATTAATGCTGCCGAATTACCTATCCTAGATGGTAGCGCTCAACCTTTTATTGAGGTCCTTAAAGCAGGTGGAATTGAAGAACAGCAGGCCGAGAAGGCTTGCCTTGTAATCAAAGAACCTATTTCTGTTCAAGTTGGACAAAGTGAAATTAGCATCTATCCCGCCGAGGAACTAGATGTTACGGTTACTGTCGATTTTCAATCTACTGTTTTACCCGCCCAATTTAGCCGCTTCAAACCAAGCCAAGAAAGCTTTGAAGAGGCTATCGCCCCCGCCCGTACTTTTGTTTTCTTACACGAACTCTCTGCTCTTTTGCAGCATGGCCTAGCCAAAGGCGGCCAACCAGAGTCAGCCCTCGTTTTTGTAGAACATCTGCCTTCTGAAGCCCAAAAAGCGGCCTTGGAACAACAATATCAGCAAACTATTGATGTGCAAGCTGTAGGTTTATTGCCTGGCCAAAGCCTACGCTTTAGCAATGAGGCCGCCCGTCATAAGTTGCTAGACCTTATGGGCGATCTGGCCCTCTTGGGTTTTGATATTCAAGGACGAATTGTGGCCCATAAACCTGGCCATGGGGTAAATAACAAAATGGCCCTAGCTCTTCGCCAATTAGCGATTAAAGAACGCAAAACAAAGGATATTCCCGTTTATGACCCAAAACAGGAAGCCGTATATAATATTGAAGATATCTTTGGGAAGCTGCAACATCGCTATCCCTTTTTGCTCATTGATAAAATCATCGATTTATCTCCCCAGCATGTGGTGGCAGTTAAAAACGTGACTTTTAATGAGCCTTTTTTTGTTGGACACTTCCCCGGCCACCCCATTATGCCCGGTGTGCTCCAAATTGAAGCCATGGCCCAAACTGGCGGGATTTTAGTCATGGAGGCTATAGAAGATCCCCTCTCTTACGACACTTATTTCCTGAAAATTGATAAGGCCCGCTTCCGCCGGCCTGTCGTCCCCGGAGATACGCTCATCTTCCGTCTAGACCTTATGCGCCCTATCAGAAGGGGCTTGGTCGAAATGCAAGCTAAGGCCTATGTTGGTGATAAACTAGTAGCCGAAGCCGAATTATTAGCTCAAATTATCAAGCGTAAGTAA